Proteins from a single region of Streptomyces sp. TN58:
- a CDS encoding GNAT family N-acetyltransferase yields the protein MIDSIPPVVPAGRMRELAQPALVLPGGMCLRPWTADDAPALVAAFPDPDIRHWNRPSRLDLPGAEARIALWHERWQAEKAGIWAIAPEGGRAVGLIGIADIDLAGGSGEILYWLLPEGRGTGVMVKATDRLARWAFEDLGLHRVRITHSVANPASCAVATKAGFPLEGTMRGALLHADGWHDEHLHARLRTDPAPPRPGNL from the coding sequence ATGATCGACTCCATACCTCCGGTCGTACCGGCCGGCCGGATGCGGGAGCTTGCCCAGCCCGCACTCGTCCTACCCGGCGGGATGTGCCTGCGCCCCTGGACCGCCGACGACGCGCCCGCGCTCGTGGCGGCCTTCCCCGACCCGGACATCCGGCACTGGAACCGCCCGAGCCGCCTCGACCTGCCCGGGGCCGAGGCGCGGATCGCCCTCTGGCACGAACGCTGGCAGGCCGAGAAGGCCGGGATCTGGGCGATCGCGCCCGAGGGCGGCCGGGCCGTCGGCCTGATCGGCATCGCCGACATCGACCTGGCGGGCGGCAGCGGCGAGATCCTGTACTGGCTGCTGCCCGAGGGCCGCGGAACCGGCGTCATGGTGAAGGCCACCGACCGGCTGGCCCGCTGGGCCTTCGAAGACCTCGGCCTGCACCGCGTCCGCATCACCCACTCGGTCGCCAACCCGGCCTCCTGCGCCGTCGCGACGAAGGCCGGCTTCCCCCTGGAGGGCACCATGCGCGGCGCCCTACTCCACGCGGACGGCTGGCACGACGAACACCTCCACGCCCGCCTCCGCACGGACCCGGCCCCACCCCGGCCAGGGAACCTGTGA
- a CDS encoding type II toxin-antitoxin system VapB family antitoxin, translated as MPEREGRVRPLDAFLAEAAEIPGTTTKRATVNGALAEFVAAARRRRFVELMDEGVFDGLRDPDVMRGAWR; from the coding sequence ATGCCGGAGCGTGAGGGGCGGGTTCGCCCGCTTGATGCATTCCTTGCCGAAGCGGCGGAGATACCGGGTACGACGACGAAGCGAGCGACCGTCAACGGAGCGTTGGCTGAGTTCGTGGCCGCTGCCCGGCGGCGGCGCTTCGTGGAGCTGATGGACGAGGGCGTTTTCGACGGCCTCCGCGACCCGGACGTGATGCGGGGTGCGTGGCGGTGA
- a CDS encoding helix-turn-helix domain-containing protein: protein MAGKNLDPSSSPRALLGAELRVAREAAGLSQAELGEPLFVSGSFIGQLEAGTRRMHIEFARQIDDILNTNGFFVRNCGAAAKSKYPDHFAAAAEAEALATSIREYAPQLIPGLLQTEAYAREVFRAGHPTATEEVIDELVGNRLARSALLHDPTTPLFWCVLDEAVLRRVGAGRAMLAEALRHIATLIRKRRIIVQVLPFSAGMHAAMGGFLQLMSFDDAPPLAYIQGIGTGQLFDDPATVAHHTLTYDLLTANACSPHDSLALIESVAEDYEHDQQV, encoded by the coding sequence ATGGCAGGTAAGAACCTCGACCCGTCCTCCTCACCCCGCGCGCTCCTCGGCGCCGAACTGCGCGTGGCGCGCGAAGCCGCGGGACTGAGCCAGGCCGAGCTCGGCGAACCGCTCTTCGTGAGCGGTTCGTTCATCGGCCAACTCGAAGCGGGCACACGCCGGATGCACATCGAGTTCGCGCGCCAGATAGACGACATCCTCAACACGAACGGCTTCTTCGTCCGCAACTGCGGCGCGGCGGCCAAGTCCAAGTACCCGGACCACTTCGCGGCGGCGGCCGAGGCGGAGGCCCTGGCGACATCCATCCGTGAGTACGCGCCTCAGCTGATCCCCGGACTGCTCCAGACAGAGGCGTACGCCCGGGAGGTGTTCCGTGCCGGACATCCGACCGCGACCGAGGAAGTGATCGACGAACTGGTCGGGAACCGCCTGGCGCGCTCCGCGCTGCTCCATGATCCAACAACGCCACTGTTTTGGTGTGTTCTGGACGAAGCCGTCCTGCGCCGCGTGGGCGCCGGCAGGGCGATGCTGGCCGAGGCCCTCCGTCACATCGCGACGCTGATCCGGAAGCGCCGCATCATCGTCCAGGTGCTGCCGTTCAGCGCGGGGATGCATGCGGCCATGGGCGGCTTCCTACAGCTGATGTCTTTCGACGATGCTCCCCCACTCGCCTACATCCAAGGCATCGGGACGGGCCAGTTGTTCGACGATCCGGCGACGGTCGCCCACCACACCCTGACCTACGATCTGCTCACGGCCAATGCGTGCTCCCCGCATGATTCTCTGGCCCTGATCGAGTCGGTCGCGGAGGATTACGAACATGACCAGCAAGTCTGA
- a CDS encoding DUF397 domain-containing protein, whose product MTSKSEYDLTTATWHKSSYSDASGGSCLEMATWRKSSYSDASGGSCLEMATWRKSTHSDGSGGNCVEVGDGHPDLVPVRDSKVPDGPHLVFGGPAWKAFVTSL is encoded by the coding sequence ATGACCAGCAAGTCTGAGTACGACCTCACGACGGCCACCTGGCACAAATCCAGCTACAGCGACGCCAGCGGCGGCAGCTGCCTGGAGATGGCGACCTGGCGCAAGTCCAGCTACAGCGACGCCAGCGGCGGCAGCTGCCTGGAGATGGCGACCTGGCGCAAGTCCACCCACAGCGATGGCAGTGGCGGCAACTGCGTAGAAGTCGGCGACGGGCACCCCGACCTCGTCCCCGTCAGGGACTCCAAGGTGCCGGACGGGCCCCACCTCGTCTTCGGCGGACCCGCCTGGAAGGCGTTCGTCACCAGCCTGTGA
- a CDS encoding PQQ-binding-like beta-propeller repeat protein, producing MSRGLRRWLPRALFVAGTAVAAVTVLYLVLLGRMAFVDWTRGRDRLLLLTPLLGVLAYALLARGRGRGGSRGAPVRWLAAVVALAALWPAWQGYIGMRGPQAYVWTWWQAENPESARPIGAWQLPSSGLVRARTDGLRVYDSGGRSAGGHTAPAGTAFCALSRTVVHGVGLVAAERAPGGCGTRVSAVDLRQSDELWAKDLPEAPSADGTSPPVAVVGDTAVVVTEGALLGVDLRGGDERWHMPVPSGCRARALDGTADRVLYVEDCPGAGTARLTSLDARTGTPAWQTPLRSASGEPRMLSVRPIALWAGDAVRLFDDAGRERGAVPVSGPREDLLAEPGPLVSGDLLVLPVKGRVPGVSAYSLLDGRRVWHAGLDGATVLGVAQGRAPGGVDVVTSTAASTYLWHLDGTTGRPKAEPTILRDVPLGRRFEIYPTGTEGYTFVNLDPSGELPSYVALRRVTGW from the coding sequence ATGTCCCGGGGCTTGCGGCGGTGGCTGCCGCGCGCCCTGTTCGTCGCCGGCACGGCCGTGGCCGCCGTGACCGTGCTGTACCTGGTGCTGCTCGGCCGGATGGCCTTCGTCGACTGGACCCGCGGCAGAGACCGGCTGCTCCTGCTCACCCCGCTGCTCGGCGTCCTCGCGTACGCACTGCTGGCGCGCGGGCGAGGGCGCGGGGGCAGCCGGGGCGCTCCGGTCCGCTGGCTGGCGGCGGTCGTCGCGCTGGCCGCGCTGTGGCCGGCGTGGCAGGGGTACATCGGGATGCGCGGCCCGCAGGCGTACGTGTGGACCTGGTGGCAGGCGGAGAACCCGGAGTCGGCCCGCCCGATCGGCGCCTGGCAGCTTCCGTCGTCGGGCCTCGTGCGGGCCCGCACGGACGGCCTGCGCGTCTACGACAGCGGGGGCCGATCGGCGGGTGGACACACCGCCCCTGCGGGGACGGCCTTCTGCGCCCTGAGCCGGACCGTCGTCCACGGCGTCGGACTGGTCGCGGCCGAGCGGGCCCCGGGCGGGTGCGGCACGCGGGTGTCGGCCGTGGATCTGCGGCAGAGCGACGAACTGTGGGCGAAGGACCTCCCGGAGGCCCCTTCCGCCGACGGGACCTCCCCGCCGGTGGCGGTGGTGGGCGACACGGCCGTCGTCGTGACGGAGGGCGCCCTCCTCGGCGTGGACCTGCGGGGCGGCGACGAACGCTGGCACATGCCGGTCCCGTCCGGTTGCCGGGCCCGCGCCCTCGACGGGACCGCCGACCGGGTCCTGTACGTGGAGGACTGCCCCGGCGCCGGCACGGCGCGGCTGACGTCCCTGGACGCGCGGACCGGAACCCCGGCCTGGCAGACCCCGCTGCGGAGCGCTTCGGGCGAACCTCGGATGCTGTCGGTGCGGCCGATCGCGCTGTGGGCGGGGGACGCGGTGCGGCTGTTCGACGACGCGGGTCGCGAGCGCGGCGCGGTGCCGGTGTCGGGCCCGCGGGAGGATTTGCTGGCGGAGCCGGGCCCGCTGGTCAGCGGTGATCTGCTGGTCCTGCCGGTGAAGGGCAGGGTGCCGGGGGTCTCGGCGTACTCCCTGCTGGACGGCCGCCGCGTGTGGCACGCCGGGCTCGACGGGGCGACGGTCCTCGGCGTCGCGCAGGGCCGCGCCCCGGGCGGGGTCGACGTGGTGACGTCGACGGCCGCGTCGACGTACCTGTGGCACCTGGACGGGACCACGGGCAGGCCGAAGGCCGAGCCCACGATCCTGCGGGACGTCCCGCTTGGGCGGCGGTTCGAGATCTACCCGACGGGCACCGAGGGCTACACCTTCGTGAACCTGGACCCGTCGGGCGAACTGCCGTCGTATGTAGCCTTGAGGCGGGTCACAGGCTGGTGA
- a CDS encoding protease inhibitor I9 family protein, producing MRILLSRARRALPVAAAVLAAVTALPVAAAAPAVAAPASHTAALDEDPYIVTVHKDVDPARVAGMVGASPDYVFSTALHGFSARLSPGQVMALRVMPGVESVHEDGGVSSFDPAD from the coding sequence ATGCGCATCCTCCTGAGCCGAGCTCGCCGGGCCCTGCCCGTCGCCGCCGCCGTCCTGGCCGCCGTCACCGCCCTGCCGGTGGCCGCGGCCGCCCCCGCCGTGGCCGCCCCCGCGTCACACACCGCCGCCCTCGACGAAGACCCGTACATCGTCACCGTCCACAAGGACGTCGATCCGGCGAGGGTCGCCGGGATGGTGGGCGCCTCCCCCGACTACGTCTTCAGCACCGCGCTGCACGGCTTCTCCGCCCGGCTGAGCCCCGGCCAGGTCATGGCCCTGCGCGTCATGCCCGGCGTGGAGTCCGTCCACGAGGACGGCGGCGTGTCCTCCTTCGACCCGGCCGACTGA
- a CDS encoding serine/threonine-protein kinase, translating into MNSATEAFQPLRADDPQTVGGYRLAARLGAGGMGRVYLSHTPGGRPVALKVVHPELAEDPAFRRRFRREVEAARRVRGAYTAELIDADAEATPPWLATVYVPGPSLSEAVARRGPLPDAAVVWLMAGVAEALVAVHGAGVVHRDLKPSNVLLAADGPRVIDFGISQASGLTATATGDAIGTPQYMAPEQGLAGETTPATDVFALGQTAAFAALGKPLYGDGPSMTVLFRIVHSKPDLAQLPQPLRPLFAMCLATAPEDRATPAKVLAWCRAYLGEEAVTGGGPAVWREVAGPEAQTPDPVTRPRPGGAAQTAPPDGARTGAAEQAADAPAATAEVHKRRRAARVAGALAMTGALAVAGLGWKLMDGTDRAAGREAATANMSSGPTTAPNGTIPVPSSSPAPSTPQPPKPLPYPGLKLNEENSLSFTEPVQHEDGDRTGDIRMKCGLASGCRMESDTSVFSMPRKAGTGNLETCREQLENSRQHDLTLHVMAAGSEVCVRHASGDVALFVIGIKSAPGLSKDPSWLRADMTIWRAAS; encoded by the coding sequence ATGAACAGCGCGACCGAGGCGTTCCAACCGCTGCGGGCCGACGATCCGCAGACCGTGGGCGGATACCGCCTCGCCGCACGGCTCGGGGCGGGCGGCATGGGCCGGGTGTACCTGTCGCACACGCCGGGCGGCCGGCCCGTCGCACTCAAGGTGGTGCATCCCGAGCTGGCCGAGGACCCGGCCTTCCGGCGGCGCTTCCGCCGGGAGGTCGAGGCGGCGCGGCGGGTCCGGGGGGCGTACACCGCCGAGCTGATCGACGCCGACGCGGAGGCGACACCGCCCTGGCTGGCCACCGTGTACGTGCCCGGCCCCTCGCTGTCGGAGGCCGTCGCCCGGCGCGGGCCGCTGCCGGACGCGGCGGTGGTGTGGCTGATGGCGGGCGTGGCCGAAGCCCTGGTGGCCGTCCACGGCGCGGGCGTGGTGCACCGCGACCTGAAACCGTCGAACGTACTGCTGGCCGCCGACGGGCCCCGCGTCATCGACTTCGGCATCTCGCAGGCCTCCGGCCTCACGGCCACGGCGACCGGCGACGCCATCGGCACCCCCCAGTACATGGCGCCCGAACAGGGCCTGGCGGGCGAGACCACGCCGGCCACCGATGTCTTCGCGCTGGGCCAGACGGCGGCGTTCGCGGCACTCGGCAAGCCGCTGTACGGGGACGGCCCCTCGATGACCGTGCTGTTCCGGATCGTGCACTCCAAACCCGACCTGGCCCAACTGCCCCAGCCGCTGCGGCCACTGTTCGCGATGTGCCTGGCCACCGCGCCGGAGGACCGGGCCACACCGGCGAAGGTCCTGGCGTGGTGCCGCGCGTATCTGGGCGAGGAAGCCGTAACGGGCGGCGGACCGGCGGTCTGGCGGGAGGTCGCGGGCCCGGAGGCGCAGACACCGGATCCGGTGACACGGCCCCGGCCCGGCGGCGCGGCGCAGACGGCCCCACCGGACGGGGCTCGGACAGGAGCCGCGGAGCAGGCGGCGGACGCGCCGGCGGCGACGGCGGAGGTGCACAAGCGGCGGCGGGCCGCGCGGGTCGCGGGCGCGCTGGCGATGACCGGCGCGCTGGCAGTGGCAGGCCTCGGCTGGAAGCTCATGGACGGGACGGACCGGGCGGCGGGCCGGGAGGCGGCCACCGCGAACATGTCGTCCGGCCCGACGACGGCGCCGAACGGCACCATCCCCGTGCCCTCCTCCAGCCCGGCGCCGAGCACGCCACAGCCACCCAAGCCCCTCCCGTATCCGGGGCTGAAGCTGAACGAGGAGAACTCCCTCAGCTTCACGGAGCCCGTGCAGCACGAGGACGGCGACCGCACCGGCGACATCCGCATGAAGTGCGGGCTGGCCAGCGGCTGCCGGATGGAGAGCGACACGAGCGTGTTCTCCATGCCCCGCAAAGCCGGCACCGGCAACCTCGAAACGTGCCGCGAACAGCTGGAGAACTCGCGGCAACACGATCTGACGCTGCACGTCATGGCGGCCGGCAGCGAAGTCTGCGTCCGGCACGCCTCCGGGGACGTCGCGCTGTTCGTCATCGGCATCAAGTCGGCGCCGGGCCTGTCGAAGGACCCCAGCTGGCTGCGGGCCGACATGACGATCTGGCGCGCGGCTTCTTGA